The following proteins come from a genomic window of Lycium ferocissimum isolate CSIRO_LF1 chromosome 4, AGI_CSIRO_Lferr_CH_V1, whole genome shotgun sequence:
- the LOC132053070 gene encoding protein LIFEGUARD 2-like, which produces MWQQTWNTPYRKDDVEAGARPLYPAMLENPQLRWAFIRKVYSILSIQLLLTIAVASVVVTVHPIAHFFASTGAGLALYIVLIITPFITLCPLYYYHQKHPVNFLLLGLFTVSLSFVVGLTCAFTSGKVILESVILTATVVLSLTLYTFWAAKRGHDFNFLGPFLFGALMVLMLFAFIQLLFPLGRLSVMIYGCLASILFCGYIIYDTDNLIKRYTYDEYIWAAVGLYLDVINLFLSILTIFRASES; this is translated from the exons ATGTGGCAGCAGACGTGGAATACGCCTTACCGGAAAGATGACGTGGAAGCCGGAGCAAGGCCGTTATATCCGGCTATGTTGGAGAATCCACAACTACGTTGGGCTTTTATTAGGAAAGTTTACTCAATTTTGAGTATTCAATTACTTCTCACTATTGCTGTTGCTTCTGTGGTCGTTACGGTTCATCCAATTGCACATTTCTTTGCATCAACTGGGGCAGGATTGGCACTTTATATTGTTCTtatcatcactcccttcatta CATTGTGCCCGTTGTATTACTATCACCAGAAACATCCGGTCAATTTCTTGCTTCTTGGGTTGTTTACAGTTTCATTGTCCTTTGTTGTGGGATTGACTTGCGCGTTCACTAGTG GCAAGGTAATATTGGAGTCCGTTATATTGACAGCAACAGTGGTGCTTAGTTTGACACTATACACATTTTGGGCTGCTAAGAGAGGCCACGATTTCAATTTTCTTGGGCCATTCTTATTTGGTGCCCTCATGGTTCTCATGTTATTTGCCTTCATCCAG CTACTGTTTCCACTGGGTAGGCTCTCTGTGATGATCTATGGGTGTTTAGCCTCAATTTTATTCTGTGGATACATCATCTATGATACAGACAATTTAATCAAACGCTACACTTACGACGAATATATTTGGGCTGCAGTTGGTTTGTATTTGGATGTTATCAATCTCTTTCTCTCTATATTGACCATCTTCAGAGCTTCTGAAAGTTGA
- the LOC132054733 gene encoding chlorophyllase-2-like codes for MEKVLEEPLLHDASLTFHVFEEGDVAVKITKVKKGSLSDSVSPSPSPLLVVSPIIPGKYPVLLFFHGFILKPSWYKSLLQHISSHRCIVVAPQFSSLISQSKEVKKAAKVTEWLSKRLNSILPEKVKPDLLKIAVSGHSRGGKTAFSLALGYGNLSSSTPTPLKFQALLGIDPVAGSSPSSQSAPKILQYIPRSFDQSVPVAVIGTGLSNQRAHYIFPPFAPNGVNHSEFFNECKPPCYYFLAKDYGHTDILDDKIAAIASLISKSGKGSKDLMRKAVGGIVVAFLEAKLGGQVDFLNDIVKAPSLAPITLDPVIPMSNN; via the exons atggaaaaagTATTAGAGGAACCGTTATTGCATGATGCATCATTAACATTTCACGTTTTTGAAGAAGGAGATGTGGCTGTGAAAATAACAAAGGTGAAAAAGGGATCATTAAGTGATAGTGTTTCACCTTCACCTAGTCCATTGTTAGTTGTTTCACCAATAATACCTGGGAAATATCCAGTTTTACTATTTTTCCATGGCTTCATTCTCAAGCCTAGCTGGTACAAGTCTCTCCTTCAACACATTTCTTCCCACCGCTGCATAGTTGTTGCTCCTCAG TTTTCTTCTCTGATTTCTCAAAGCAAGGAAGTGAAAAAAGCAGCCAAAGTTACAGAATGGTTAAGCAAACGCCTAAACTCAATTCTACCGGAGAAAGTGAAACCAGATCTTCTCAAGATCGCCGTCTCAGGCCACAGCAGAGGTGGTAAAACAGCATTTTCACTAGCTTTAGGATATGGAAACCTCTCCAGCTCAACCCCAACTCCTCTCAAATTTCAAGCACTTCTAGGAATCGATCCAGTTGCAG GTTCCTCTCCGTCAAGCCAATCTGCCCCGAAAATTCTCCAATATATTCCTCGATCGTTCGATCAGAGCGTCCCAGTGGCGGTGATTGGCACCGGCTTGTCAAACCAACGAGCACATTACATCTTCCCACCATTTGCACCAAACGGTGTCAACCATTCAGAGTTTTTTAACGAGTGCAAGCCACCTTGTTATTATTTTCTAGCTAAGGATTATGGACACACTGATATATTAGATGACAAAATTGCTGCAATAGCTAGTTTGATTTCAAAGAGTGGAAAAGGATCAAAGGATTTGATGAGAAAAGCTGTTGGAGGGATTGTTGTGGCCTTTTTGGAAGCTAAATTGGGAGGTCAAGTGGATTTTCTGAATGATATTGTGAAAGCACCTTCTCTTGCTCCTATTACACTTGATCCAGTCATACCTATGTCAAATAACTAA